The following proteins are co-located in the Streptomyces sp. NBC_00435 genome:
- the nsdA gene encoding transcriptional repressor NsdA, which yields MSGNGASGTGAESGVSSAEESERDPAVRNEQLTSWFVRSGWSKGELARQVNRRARQMGAHHISTDTSRVRRWLDGEQPREPVPRILSELFSERFGSVVAIEHLGLRTAHQTPSVSGVDLPWAGPQTIELLGEFSRSDLMLARRGFLGTSLALSAGPALIEPMQRWLVPVPAADPGPREAGPAGALGGHRPPRLSGPEVDLLEATTVMFRQWDAQCGGGLRRKAVVGQLHEVTDLLQENHPAPVMKRLFKVAAELAELAGWMSYDIGLHPTAQKYFVLALHAAKEGGDKPLGSYILSSMSRQMIHLGRPEDALELIHLAQYGSRDCAGPRTQAMLYAMEARAYANMGQPSRCKRAVRMAEDTFSDVGFGGEPEPDWIRFFSEAELNGENSHSYRDLAYVAGRSPMYASLAEPVMERAVELFEKDEEHQRSYALNLIGMATVHLLQREPEQATVLAGRALDVAGKVRSERVNTRLRKTVDTAAREYGDVADVVRLTDHLASRLPEAAEAV from the coding sequence GTGAGCGGCAACGGCGCAAGCGGAACGGGTGCGGAGTCCGGCGTGTCGTCCGCGGAGGAGTCCGAGCGGGATCCGGCCGTCCGCAACGAGCAGCTGACGTCGTGGTTCGTCCGCAGCGGCTGGTCCAAGGGCGAGCTCGCCCGCCAGGTCAACCGCCGCGCCCGCCAGATGGGCGCCCACCACATCAGCACCGACACCTCCCGGGTCCGCCGCTGGCTCGACGGCGAACAGCCCCGCGAGCCCGTCCCGCGGATCCTGTCCGAGCTCTTCTCCGAACGCTTCGGCTCCGTGGTCGCCATCGAGCACCTCGGCCTGCGCACCGCCCACCAGACCCCTTCCGTCTCCGGTGTCGACCTGCCCTGGGCCGGACCGCAGACCATCGAGCTGCTCGGCGAGTTCTCCCGCAGCGACCTGATGCTGGCCCGCCGCGGCTTCCTCGGGACCTCGCTGGCCCTGTCCGCCGGCCCCGCCCTCATCGAGCCCATGCAGCGCTGGCTCGTACCGGTCCCGGCCGCCGACCCGGGACCCCGGGAGGCGGGGCCGGCGGGCGCACTCGGCGGCCACCGGCCGCCCCGGCTCTCCGGGCCCGAGGTGGACCTCCTCGAAGCCACCACCGTGATGTTCCGCCAGTGGGACGCCCAGTGCGGCGGGGGACTGCGCCGCAAGGCCGTCGTGGGCCAGCTCCACGAGGTCACCGACCTGCTCCAGGAGAACCACCCGGCCCCGGTCATGAAGCGGCTGTTCAAGGTCGCCGCCGAGCTCGCCGAGCTCGCCGGCTGGATGAGCTACGACATCGGCCTGCACCCCACCGCGCAGAAGTACTTCGTCCTCGCGCTGCACGCCGCCAAGGAGGGCGGTGACAAGCCGCTCGGCTCGTACATCCTCTCCAGCATGAGCCGCCAGATGATCCACCTGGGCCGCCCCGAGGACGCCCTGGAGCTGATCCACCTGGCCCAGTACGGCAGCCGCGACTGCGCGGGGCCCCGTACCCAGGCCATGCTGTATGCGATGGAGGCCCGCGCCTACGCCAACATGGGCCAGCCCAGCCGCTGCAAGCGGGCCGTGCGGATGGCCGAGGACACCTTCTCCGACGTCGGCTTCGGCGGCGAGCCCGAACCCGACTGGATCCGCTTCTTCTCCGAGGCCGAGCTCAACGGCGAGAACTCCCACTCGTACCGGGACCTGGCCTACGTCGCGGGCCGCAGCCCCATGTACGCCTCCCTCGCCGAACCGGTCATGGAGCGGGCCGTAGAGCTGTTCGAGAAGGACGAGGAGCACCAGCGCTCGTACGCCCTCAACCTCATCGGCATGGCCACTGTGCACCTGCTCCAGCGCGAGCCCGAGCAGGCCACCGTCCTCGCCGGCCGCGCCCTGGACGTGGCGGGAAAGGTGCGGTCGGAAAGGGTCAACACCCGGCTGCGCAAGACCGTCGACACCGCCGCGCGTGAGTACGGCGACGTCGCCGACGTGGTCCGGCTGACCGACCACCTCGCCTCCCGGCTCCCCGAAGCGGCGGAGGCCGTCTGA
- a CDS encoding ammonium transporter, giving the protein MASAITTLAADAPTLSSANTGFMLICSALVMLMTPGLAFFYGGMVRVKSSLNMLMMSFISLGIVTILWVLYGFSLAFGADSGSVIGWTSDYVGLSGIGITELWDGYTIPVYVFAVFQLMFAIITPALISGALADRVKFSAWALFITLWVTVVYFPVAHWVWGAGGWLFELGVIDFAGGTAVHINAGAAALGVILVIGKRVGFKKDPMRPHSLPLVMLGAGLLWFGWFGFNAGSWLGNDDGVGAVMFVNTQVATAAAMLAWLGYEKLRHGSFTTLGAASGAVAGLVAITPSGGSCSPLGAIAIGAIAGVVCAMAVGLKYKFGFDDSLDVVGVHLVGGVLGSLLIGFFATGGVQSDAAGLFYGGGLEQLGKQAVGVFSVLLYSLVASAVLAFLLDKTIGMRVTEDDEVSGIDQVEHAETAYDFSGAGGGSSSRSTAVPAPVAAASKKVDA; this is encoded by the coding sequence ATGGCATCTGCCATCACGACCCTCGCGGCAGACGCCCCCACGCTGTCTTCCGCGAACACCGGGTTCATGCTCATCTGCTCCGCCCTGGTCATGCTGATGACCCCGGGACTCGCCTTCTTCTACGGAGGCATGGTCCGCGTCAAGAGCAGCCTCAACATGCTGATGATGAGCTTCATCAGCCTCGGGATCGTCACGATCCTCTGGGTCCTCTACGGATTCAGCCTCGCTTTCGGCGCCGACTCCGGGTCGGTCATCGGCTGGACCTCCGACTACGTGGGACTCAGCGGCATCGGCATCACCGAGCTGTGGGACGGCTACACCATCCCCGTCTACGTCTTCGCCGTCTTCCAGCTGATGTTCGCGATCATCACCCCGGCGCTGATAAGCGGTGCGCTGGCCGACCGGGTGAAGTTCAGCGCGTGGGCCCTGTTCATCACCCTCTGGGTCACCGTCGTCTACTTCCCCGTCGCCCACTGGGTGTGGGGCGCCGGCGGCTGGCTCTTCGAGCTCGGCGTCATCGACTTCGCAGGCGGCACCGCCGTCCACATCAACGCGGGCGCCGCGGCCCTCGGCGTGATCCTGGTGATCGGCAAGCGCGTCGGCTTCAAGAAGGACCCGATGCGCCCGCACAGCCTCCCGCTCGTGATGCTCGGCGCAGGCCTCCTGTGGTTCGGCTGGTTCGGCTTCAACGCCGGATCCTGGCTCGGCAACGACGACGGCGTCGGCGCGGTCATGTTCGTCAACACCCAGGTAGCCACCGCAGCCGCCATGCTCGCCTGGCTCGGCTACGAGAAGCTGCGCCACGGCTCCTTCACCACCCTGGGCGCGGCCTCCGGCGCCGTCGCGGGCCTCGTCGCCATCACCCCTTCGGGCGGATCCTGCTCCCCGCTCGGTGCGATCGCCATCGGCGCCATCGCCGGTGTGGTGTGCGCCATGGCCGTCGGCCTGAAGTACAAGTTCGGCTTCGACGACTCCCTCGACGTCGTCGGCGTCCACCTCGTCGGTGGTGTCCTCGGTTCCCTGCTCATCGGCTTCTTCGCCACCGGCGGGGTCCAGTCCGACGCGGCCGGCCTCTTCTACGGCGGCGGGCTGGAGCAGCTCGGCAAGCAGGCCGTGGGAGTCTTCTCCGTCCTCCTCTACTCTCTCGTGGCATCCGCGGTACTCGCCTTCCTCCTCGACAAGACGATCGGAATGCGCGTCACCGAGGACGACGAGGTCTCCGGCATCGACCAGGTCGAGCACGCCGAGACCGCCTACGACTTCAGCGGAGCGGGCGGGGGCTCCTCCTCCCGGAGCACCGCCGTACCCGCCCCCGTTGCCGCCGCGAGCAAGAAGGTTGACGCATGA
- a CDS encoding P-II family nitrogen regulator — translation MKLITAIVKPHRLDEIKEALHRFGVQGLTVSEASGYGRQRGHTEVYRGAEYTVDLVPKIRIEVLVEDGDAEDVMRIVVDAAQTGKIGDGKVWSIPVDSVIRVRTGERGADAL, via the coding sequence ATGAAGCTCATCACCGCGATCGTGAAGCCCCACCGGCTCGACGAGATCAAGGAAGCCCTGCACCGCTTCGGAGTCCAGGGCCTGACCGTCTCCGAGGCCAGCGGATACGGCCGCCAGCGCGGCCACACCGAGGTCTACCGGGGCGCCGAGTACACCGTTGACCTCGTCCCGAAGATCCGCATAGAGGTGCTCGTCGAGGACGGCGACGCCGAGGACGTGATGCGGATCGTGGTCGACGCCGCCCAGACCGGCAAGATCGGCGACGGCAAGGTGTGGAGCATTCCCGTGGACTCGGTCATCCGGGTCCGGACCGGCGAACGCGGCGCCGACGCACTGTAG
- a CDS encoding [protein-PII] uridylyltransferase, which yields MTSVEETTDDNTAGSGPSGYAAARLRLLQEESRSGPSRRAALAALTDDWLKALFATAVRETGVRGAALVAVGGYGRAELSPRSDLDLVLLHDGKAEPRALSALADRLWYPVWDLGVALDHSVRTPGEARKAAAEDLKVHLGLLDARPVAGDVGLLAGLRTSVLADWRNQAAKRLPQLHSLCRERAERAGELRFLLEPDLKESRGGLRDVTALRAVAASWLADAPREGLAEARRRLLDARDALHLVTGRATDRLSLQEQTPVAAQLGLLDADALLREVYEAARVVSYAGDVTWREVGRVLRARAARPRLRGLLGTRGAVPERAPLAEGVVESDGEAVLALAARPDRDPVLPLRFGAAAAQAGLPVSLHAVRRLAAQAKPLPVPWPAEAREQLLTLLGAGEPTVAVWEALEAEGIITRLLPDWERVRCRPQRNPVHTWTVDRHLVETAVRASELTRRVGRPDLLLMAALLHDIGKGWPGDHSVAGETIARDMAVRVGFDAEDVSVLGALVRHHLLLIDTATRRDLDDPATVKAVADAVGSPGTLEILHALTEADALATGPAAWSAWRGSLVADLVARVAALLRGAAPQPTELEIPTTEQERLAVEALRTREPVLALHARQEEDAVGVELVVAVPDQPGVLPAVAGVLALHRLTVRAADLRSLELPDQLGEVLVLRWRVAAEYGALPQAARLRTDLVRALDGSLDVPAKLADREAAYPRRRGVVPPPPRVSVVPEVSSLATVLEVRAPDAVGLLHRIGRALESAGVRVRSAHVSTLGANAVDTVYVVDADGKPLAAPAASALAGVVQAALT from the coding sequence TTGACGAGCGTCGAAGAGACCACGGACGACAACACGGCCGGCTCGGGACCCAGCGGTTACGCCGCGGCCCGGCTGCGACTCCTCCAGGAGGAGTCGCGGTCCGGGCCTTCCCGGCGTGCCGCCCTGGCCGCCCTGACCGACGACTGGCTGAAGGCGCTGTTCGCCACGGCCGTACGGGAGACGGGCGTGCGGGGCGCCGCCCTCGTCGCCGTCGGCGGCTACGGCCGCGCCGAACTCTCCCCCCGCAGCGACCTCGACCTGGTCCTGCTGCACGACGGCAAGGCCGAGCCGCGCGCGCTCAGCGCACTGGCCGACCGGCTCTGGTACCCCGTCTGGGACCTGGGCGTGGCCCTCGACCACTCGGTCCGCACCCCCGGCGAAGCCCGCAAGGCCGCCGCCGAGGACCTCAAGGTGCACCTCGGACTGCTCGACGCCCGGCCCGTCGCCGGCGACGTCGGGCTGCTCGCGGGGCTGCGCACCTCCGTCCTGGCCGACTGGCGCAACCAAGCCGCCAAGCGGCTCCCGCAGCTGCACTCCCTGTGCCGCGAGCGGGCCGAGCGCGCCGGGGAGCTCCGGTTCCTGCTGGAGCCCGACCTCAAGGAGTCCCGCGGGGGGCTGCGCGACGTCACCGCGCTGCGGGCCGTCGCCGCGTCCTGGCTGGCCGACGCCCCCCGCGAGGGCTTGGCCGAAGCCCGGCGCCGGCTGCTCGACGCACGCGACGCGCTGCACCTGGTGACCGGCCGCGCCACCGACCGGCTCTCCCTCCAGGAACAGACCCCGGTCGCCGCGCAGCTCGGCCTGCTCGACGCCGACGCCCTGCTCAGGGAGGTGTACGAGGCCGCGCGCGTGGTCTCGTACGCCGGTGACGTGACCTGGCGCGAGGTCGGCCGGGTGCTCCGGGCGCGGGCCGCCCGGCCCAGGCTCCGCGGACTGCTCGGCACCCGGGGCGCCGTGCCCGAGCGCGCGCCGCTCGCCGAAGGCGTCGTGGAGTCCGACGGCGAGGCCGTACTGGCCCTGGCCGCGCGCCCGGACCGGGACCCGGTGCTGCCCCTGAGGTTCGGCGCGGCCGCCGCGCAGGCGGGACTGCCCGTCTCGCTGCACGCCGTACGCAGGCTCGCGGCGCAGGCGAAGCCGCTGCCGGTGCCGTGGCCCGCGGAGGCCCGGGAACAGCTGCTGACCCTGCTGGGCGCGGGGGAGCCGACGGTGGCCGTGTGGGAGGCGCTGGAGGCCGAGGGGATCATCACCAGGCTGCTGCCCGACTGGGAGCGGGTGCGCTGCCGGCCGCAGCGCAATCCGGTGCACACCTGGACCGTGGACCGGCACCTCGTCGAGACGGCGGTCCGCGCCTCGGAGCTCACCCGCCGGGTGGGCCGCCCCGACCTCCTCCTCATGGCCGCGCTGCTGCACGACATCGGCAAGGGCTGGCCCGGCGACCACTCGGTGGCGGGCGAGACGATCGCGCGCGACATGGCGGTGCGGGTCGGCTTCGACGCGGAGGACGTCAGCGTGCTGGGGGCGCTCGTACGCCACCACCTGCTGCTGATCGACACCGCGACGCGCAGGGACCTGGACGATCCGGCGACCGTGAAGGCGGTCGCGGACGCGGTCGGGTCCCCCGGCACGCTGGAGATCCTGCACGCGCTGACGGAGGCCGACGCACTGGCCACCGGCCCCGCGGCGTGGAGCGCCTGGCGCGGCTCCCTCGTGGCGGACCTGGTGGCGCGGGTCGCCGCCCTGCTGCGCGGGGCCGCGCCGCAGCCGACGGAGCTGGAGATCCCCACCACCGAGCAGGAGCGCCTGGCGGTGGAGGCGCTGCGCACCCGGGAGCCGGTGCTGGCCCTGCACGCCCGTCAGGAGGAGGACGCGGTCGGAGTGGAGCTGGTGGTGGCCGTCCCCGACCAGCCGGGGGTGCTGCCGGCGGTGGCCGGCGTACTGGCGCTGCACCGGCTCACGGTGCGGGCGGCCGACCTGCGCTCGCTGGAGCTGCCGGACCAGTTGGGCGAGGTACTGGTGCTGCGGTGGCGGGTGGCCGCGGAGTACGGGGCCCTGCCGCAGGCCGCGCGGCTGCGCACCGACCTGGTGCGGGCCCTGGACGGTTCGCTGGACGTCCCGGCGAAGCTGGCCGACCGCGAGGCGGCGTACCCGCGCCGCCGCGGGGTGGTGCCGCCGCCGCCCCGGGTCTCGGTGGTCCCGGAGGTCTCCTCCCTGGCCACGGTCCTGGAGGTCCGCGCACCCGACGCCGTGGGGCTGCTCCACCGGATCGGCCGCGCGCTGGAATCCGCCGGCGTCCGGGTCCGCAGCGCGCACGTGTCCACCCTGGGCGCGAACGCGGTGGACACGGTGTACGTGGTCGACGCCGACGGCAAGCCCCTCGCGGCCCCGGCGGCGTCGGCCCTGGCCGGGGTCGTTCAGGCGGCCCTGACCTAG
- the ffh gene encoding signal recognition particle protein has translation MFDTLSDRLSATFKSLRGKGRLSEQDIDAAAREIRIALLEADVALPVVRSFIANVKERARGEEVSKALNPGQQVLKIVNDELVSILGGETRRLRFAKTAPTVIMLAGLQGAGKTTLAGKLGLWLKGQGHTPLLVACDLQRPNAVNQLSVVAERAGVAVYAPAPGNGVGDPVQVAKDSIEYARNKQYDVVVVDTAGRLGIDQELMQQAADIRDAVSPDEILFVVDAMIGQDAVNTAEAFRDGVGFDGVVLSKLDGDARGGAALSIAHVTGKQIMFASNGEKLDEFDAFHPDRMAGRILDMGDMLTLIEQAEKTFSQDEAEKMAAKLAKGPKEFTLDDFLSQMEQVRKMGSISKLLGMLPGMGQIKDQINNIDERDVDRTAAIIKSMTPAERHDPHIINGSRRARIAKGSGVEVSAVKSLVERFFDARKMMSRMAQGGGMPGMPGIPGMGGGPGRQKKQVKQAKGKRKSGNPMKRREEEAAAAARREAGPQEAPPAAGGNPFGLPAGGGQPGQDFDLPDEFKKFMK, from the coding sequence GTGTTCGATACGCTTTCCGACCGCCTCAGCGCGACCTTCAAGTCCCTCCGGGGCAAAGGCCGCCTCTCCGAGCAGGACATCGACGCTGCGGCGCGGGAAATCCGTATCGCCCTCCTCGAGGCCGACGTCGCGCTCCCGGTCGTCCGCTCCTTCATCGCGAACGTCAAGGAGCGCGCCCGCGGCGAAGAGGTCTCCAAGGCCCTGAACCCGGGCCAGCAGGTCCTCAAGATCGTCAACGACGAGCTGGTCTCCATCCTCGGCGGCGAGACCCGGCGGCTGCGCTTCGCCAAGACCGCGCCCACCGTGATCATGCTCGCCGGTCTCCAGGGTGCCGGTAAGACCACCCTCGCCGGAAAGCTCGGCCTGTGGCTGAAGGGGCAGGGCCACACCCCGCTCCTCGTCGCCTGCGACCTCCAGCGCCCCAACGCCGTCAACCAGCTCTCGGTCGTCGCCGAGCGCGCCGGCGTCGCCGTCTACGCCCCGGCGCCCGGCAACGGCGTCGGCGACCCGGTCCAGGTCGCCAAGGACTCCATCGAGTACGCGCGCAACAAGCAGTACGACGTGGTGGTCGTCGACACCGCCGGCCGCCTCGGCATCGACCAGGAGCTGATGCAGCAGGCCGCGGACATCCGCGACGCCGTCAGCCCGGACGAGATCCTCTTCGTCGTCGACGCCATGATCGGCCAGGACGCGGTCAACACCGCCGAGGCCTTCCGCGACGGCGTGGGCTTCGACGGCGTCGTGCTCTCCAAGCTCGACGGCGACGCCAGGGGCGGTGCGGCACTCTCCATCGCCCACGTCACCGGCAAGCAGATCATGTTCGCCTCGAACGGCGAGAAGCTCGACGAGTTCGACGCCTTCCACCCCGACCGCATGGCGGGCCGGATCCTCGACATGGGTGACATGCTCACTCTGATCGAGCAGGCCGAGAAGACGTTCAGCCAGGACGAAGCCGAGAAGATGGCGGCGAAGCTGGCGAAGGGGCCGAAGGAGTTCACGCTCGACGACTTCCTGTCCCAGATGGAGCAGGTCCGCAAGATGGGCTCCATCTCCAAGCTGCTCGGCATGCTCCCGGGCATGGGGCAGATCAAGGACCAGATCAACAACATCGACGAGCGCGACGTGGACCGCACCGCCGCGATCATCAAGTCGATGACCCCGGCCGAGCGCCATGACCCGCACATCATCAACGGATCGCGCCGCGCCCGTATCGCCAAGGGCTCCGGTGTCGAGGTGAGCGCCGTGAAGTCGCTCGTCGAGCGGTTCTTCGACGCCCGCAAGATGATGTCCCGCATGGCCCAGGGTGGCGGCATGCCGGGGATGCCCGGCATCCCCGGGATGGGCGGCGGCCCCGGCCGGCAGAAGAAGCAGGTCAAGCAGGCCAAGGGCAAGCGCAAGAGCGGCAACCCGATGAAGCGCAGGGAAGAGGAGGCCGCGGCGGCCGCACGCCGCGAGGCGGGCCCGCAGGAGGCCCCGCCCGCCGCCGGCGGCAATCCGTTCGGTCTTCCCGCCGGGGGCGGGCAGCCGGGGCAGGACTTCGACCTCCCCGACGAGTTCAAGAAGTTCATGAAGTAG
- the ftsH gene encoding ATP-dependent zinc metalloprotease FtsH: MPTPTPVPPRDRADTPWRSEGAPPAPPPKKKMPGGWRGLILTALIVYLLTNLVLSFFNEGDEPTISYTEFSKQVASGNVSKIYAKGDAIQGQLKSKQPKPDGGKGDYTKFVSQRPAFADDDLWANLTKQNVVVTASPVVEQRSFLANLLLSLAPMLLLVLLWVFIARRMSAGMGGGMGGLGRKAPPKPVELEGAKRTTFEDVAGIDEVEGELNDVVDFLKNPDEYRKMGARMPGGVLLAGPPGTGKTLLARAVAGEAGVPFFSASASEFIEMIVGVGASRVRELFSEARKVAPAIVFIDEIDTIGRARGGGAGMGGHDEREQTLNQILTEMDGFSGSEGVVVLAATNRADVLDPALTRPGRFDRTVVVSPPDKAGREAILRIHTRDIPLADGVDLAQVARTTPGMTGAELANLANEAALLAVKRQQTQVTQSDLSDALEKVQLGAERPLVMPEEERRRTAYHEGGHALLGMLQPGADPVRKITIVPRGRALGVTLSTPEADRYAYTEEYLRGRIIGALGGMAAEQIVYAVITTGAENDLEQVTSIVRGMVGRWGMSARIGPLTAIPSDGQGPYGLLAAPATLDAVDHEMRRIVDECYEKACRLLRENRDKLDALADALMANETLDEPAAYAAAGIPRLHK; the protein is encoded by the coding sequence GTGCCCACCCCCACCCCCGTACCGCCCCGCGACCGGGCCGATACGCCCTGGCGCTCCGAGGGCGCACCGCCCGCCCCACCGCCCAAGAAGAAGATGCCCGGCGGCTGGCGGGGCCTGATCCTCACCGCCCTGATCGTCTACCTGCTGACCAACCTGGTCCTCTCCTTCTTCAACGAGGGCGACGAGCCGACCATCTCGTACACCGAGTTCAGCAAGCAGGTGGCCAGTGGCAACGTCTCGAAGATCTACGCCAAGGGCGACGCCATCCAGGGGCAGCTGAAGTCCAAACAGCCCAAGCCGGACGGTGGGAAGGGCGACTACACGAAATTCGTCTCCCAGCGCCCCGCCTTCGCCGACGACGACCTGTGGGCCAACCTCACCAAGCAGAACGTCGTCGTCACCGCCTCCCCGGTCGTCGAACAGCGCAGCTTCCTCGCCAACCTGCTGCTCTCCCTCGCCCCGATGCTGCTCCTGGTCCTCCTGTGGGTGTTCATCGCCCGCCGGATGAGCGCCGGCATGGGCGGGGGCATGGGCGGACTCGGCCGCAAGGCGCCGCCGAAGCCGGTGGAGCTCGAGGGGGCCAAGCGCACGACCTTCGAGGACGTGGCGGGAATCGACGAGGTCGAGGGCGAACTCAACGACGTCGTGGACTTCCTCAAGAACCCCGACGAGTACCGCAAGATGGGTGCCCGCATGCCCGGCGGCGTCCTGCTCGCCGGCCCGCCCGGCACGGGCAAGACCCTGCTCGCGCGGGCCGTCGCGGGCGAGGCCGGGGTGCCGTTCTTCTCCGCCTCCGCGTCCGAGTTCATCGAGATGATCGTCGGCGTCGGCGCCTCCCGCGTGCGCGAACTCTTCTCCGAGGCGCGCAAGGTGGCCCCCGCCATCGTCTTCATCGACGAGATCGACACCATCGGGCGGGCCCGCGGCGGCGGCGCGGGCATGGGCGGCCACGACGAGCGCGAGCAGACCCTGAACCAGATCCTCACCGAGATGGACGGCTTCTCCGGCTCCGAAGGCGTGGTCGTCCTGGCCGCGACCAACCGGGCCGACGTCCTGGACCCGGCGCTGACCCGGCCGGGCCGTTTCGACCGCACCGTCGTCGTCTCCCCGCCCGACAAGGCCGGCCGGGAAGCCATCCTGCGCATCCACACCCGGGACATCCCGCTCGCCGACGGGGTCGACCTCGCGCAAGTGGCCCGTACGACCCCGGGCATGACCGGAGCCGAACTGGCCAACCTCGCCAACGAAGCGGCCCTGCTCGCGGTCAAGCGCCAGCAGACGCAGGTCACCCAGTCGGACCTCTCCGACGCGCTGGAGAAGGTCCAGCTCGGCGCGGAACGGCCGCTGGTCATGCCGGAGGAGGAGCGCCGCCGCACCGCGTACCACGAGGGCGGGCACGCCCTGCTGGGCATGCTCCAGCCGGGCGCCGACCCGGTCCGCAAGATCACCATCGTGCCGCGCGGCCGGGCGCTCGGCGTCACGCTCTCCACCCCGGAGGCGGACCGCTACGCGTACACCGAGGAGTACCTGCGCGGCCGCATCATCGGGGCGCTCGGGGGCATGGCGGCCGAACAGATCGTCTACGCCGTCATCACCACCGGCGCGGAGAACGACCTCGAACAGGTCACCAGCATCGTCCGCGGCATGGTCGGCCGCTGGGGCATGAGCGCACGCATCGGCCCGCTCACGGCGATCCCCTCGGACGGACAGGGCCCCTACGGCCTGCTGGCCGCCCCCGCCACCCTCGACGCGGTGGACCACGAAATGCGGCGGATCGTGGACGAGTGCTACGAGAAGGCCTGCCGCCTGCTGCGCGAGAACCGCGACAAGCTGGACGCCCTCGCCGACGCCCTGATGGCGAACGAGACCCTGGACGAACCCGCCGCCTACGCCGCCGCAGGCATCCCCCGCCTCCACAAGTGA
- a CDS encoding methyltransferase type 11: MTPTPTATLVARDWAEIQERMLVPLYEAVYDRLEVGPGDRLLGLGCGAGLALLLASGRGALATGVEADPARRTLARERLLEVLAAPPAPAVPYDVLLAFSPTPDALAAALPALRRQGAAVVLADWGPAERCTVPSVLGGGPVARDLDALVAAAGLVPDGSGRVFCPFGYADVDSAVRGLLSTGLYEHSDPVQVEKELAEALHPYERVDGAVWLPNIFRYVIARTA, from the coding sequence ATGACACCGACGCCGACGGCGACGCTTGTCGCCCGGGACTGGGCGGAGATCCAGGAACGGATGCTGGTACCGCTGTACGAGGCGGTCTACGACCGGCTGGAGGTCGGGCCGGGCGACCGGCTGCTGGGCCTCGGCTGCGGGGCCGGCCTGGCCCTTCTGCTGGCCTCGGGCCGGGGAGCCCTGGCCACGGGCGTGGAGGCGGATCCGGCGCGCCGGACGCTGGCCCGGGAGCGGCTCCTGGAGGTGCTGGCGGCCCCTCCCGCGCCCGCGGTGCCCTACGACGTCCTGCTGGCCTTCTCACCCACCCCGGACGCCCTGGCCGCGGCCCTGCCGGCGCTGCGCCGGCAGGGGGCCGCGGTGGTGCTGGCCGACTGGGGTCCGGCGGAGCGGTGCACGGTGCCGTCGGTGCTGGGCGGCGGGCCCGTGGCGCGCGACCTGGACGCGCTCGTGGCCGCCGCCGGGCTGGTGCCGGACGGATCGGGGCGGGTGTTCTGCCCCTTCGGGTACGCCGACGTGGACAGCGCGGTGCGCGGGCTGCTGTCGACCGGGCTGTACGAGCACTCCGACCCGGTGCAGGTGGAGAAGGAACTGGCCGAGGCCCTTCACCCGTACGAACGAGTCGACGGGGCCGTCTGGCTGCCGAACATCTTCCGCTACGTCATCGCCCGTACGGCGTAA